In Spinacia oleracea cultivar Varoflay chromosome 5, BTI_SOV_V1, whole genome shotgun sequence, a single window of DNA contains:
- the LOC130461078 gene encoding uncharacterized protein: MPPPKNLLHFMPLPGQKLKSVVVAEPPPVDQPLAEEDTIPSPLKPSAALGIEIQDITKVMEAIEADLVPGSDVPIVAEQKEESADVSLEREKGPDKEMVDLTEAHIEVPEAEKEVPSAEEEQPEQGLTRKRRHSTMGSTSTSALDRLIHADPCSDVPLKRIPEEVREAMARYARAPVLGENPMAHVGSLVGPEAARENLLRANPQWRVPGAEERNPAMMAQYYLNEAVFWSSFASECSSVEERQLRRYQEAYARDIPVLDQKAGQLMAEMVEIKQLYLQYSREAREAAEQIGAEVGKPTFQVEEDAEKIASFDRERREMAAKFASELEEKDSLLKEMTSKFEAAIKQSQEAEARLQQFIKHREIVQNQADKVPVLQLKIREKDAAIRKLEQERVDLYTADQCREQYWNGILGARRMFAKHMPHFPWNEKVPLWMRA; the protein is encoded by the exons atgcctcctcccaaaaatctccttcacttcatgcccttgccagggcagaagttgaagagtgtggtggttgcggaaccgcctcccgtggaccaaccgttggctgaggaagataccatcccctctccgctgaagccgtctgctgctttagggatcgagatccaggatataaccaaggtgatggaggcaattgaagccgaccttgttcctggctcggatgtccctattgtggccgagcagaaggaagaatctgctgacgtttctctcgaaagggagaaaggtccagataaggagatggtggatctcaccgaagctcacatagaggttcccgaagctgagaaggaggtcccttctgctgaggaggagcaacccgagcagggtctgacgaggaagaggcgccactcgaccatgggctctacttcgacctcggccctggatagactgatccacgctgacccttgctcggatgttccgctgaaacggatccccgaggaggtaagggaggcgatggctcgctatgctagagctccggttttgggggagaaccccatggctcacgtgggatctttggtgggtcccgaagctgcacgggagaatcttcttcgggccaacccgcagtggagggttcctggagctgaggagaggaacccagctatgatggcccaatattatctgaatgag gctgttttctggtcctcgttcgcttccgagtgtagctcggttgaggagaggcaactgaggaggtatcaggaggcttatgctcgtgatatccctgtcttggaccagaaggctgggcagctcatggccgagatggtggagatcaagcaactgtaccttcagtacagtcgtgaggctagggaAGCGGCGGAacagatcggggccgaagttgggaagcCCACTTTCCaggttgaagaggatgctgaaaagatagcttccttcgacagggagaggagagaaatggctgccaagtttgcgagcgaacttgaagaaaaagacagtcttctcaaggagatgacgtctaaatttgaggcggccattaagcagagccaggaagcggaggcgaggcttcagcagtttATCAAGCACCGGGAGATTGTTCAgaatcaagctgacaaggtgcccgttctccagctgaagatccgagagaaggatgctgccattcggaagttggagcaagagagagttgacctctacactgctgatcagtgtagggagcaatactggaatggcatcctgggtgctcggcggatgttcgcgaagcatatgcctcatttcccttggaatgagaaggttccgctctggatgagggcctag
- the LOC110785195 gene encoding potassium channel SKOR isoform X2 translates to MIHHRRPIAFRYLKSTFFVDLLACMPWDLIFKASHRKEIVRYLLWIRLCRVRKITFFLQKMEKDIRINYLFTRIIKLLTVELYCTHTAACIFYYLATTIPEQEEGYTWIGSLKLGDYSYSHFREIDLFRRYTTSLYFAIVTMATVGYGDIHAVNLREMIFIMIYVSFDMILGAYLIGNMTALIVKGSKTERFRDKTAEVMKYMYRNRLDKDLRNKIKGHLRLQYESSYTEAAVLQDIPISLRAKISHTLYMPFIEKAPLFKECSPEFKNQIVTKVHEEFFLPGEVILEQGNVVDQLYLVCHGKLEEVSIGQDGSEQLISRLEPDSTFGQNSIFCNIPQSCTVRVVDLCRLLRIDKQSLSNIIDIYFFDGKKIFDNLLKGNDGKFNLTEVESDIASHITQQESELALKVNNAANHGDLYQLKSLLKAGADLNKTDYNERSPLHIAASKGHENIVLFLIQAGALVNQSDNFGNTPLLEAAKNGHDQIAAVLYREGARIDIKDVGTYLCTVVLSKESKDVDFLKRLLNNGVDPNSRDYDGRTPLHVACSHGLYLMAKLLVEAGALVLLKDRWDNTPLDEARLCGHNNLIKLLEAAKSAQLSQPAGQIEQISDRKLHKKCTVFPVHPWDTQEKRIPGIVLWIPRTIDELVKTASEKLNLPTATCVLSEDGGKILDIEMIDNGQKLYLITETD, encoded by the exons ATGATCCATCATCGCCGTCCTATTGCCTTTAGGTACTTGAAATCAACTTTCTTTGTTGATTTGCTTGCTTGTATGCCGTGGGATCTTATTTTCAAG GCATCTCACCGTAAAGAAATAGTGAGATACTTGCTATGGATCAGGTTGTGTCGGGTACGCAAGATTACTTTCTTCCTCCAGAAAATGGAGAAGGACATAAGGATCAACTACCTTTTTACTAGAATTATTAAACTTCTCACTGTTGAACTCTACTGCACACACACTGCGGCTTGTATCTTTTATTATTTAGCCACTACAATTCCTGAACAAGAAGAAGGTTATACATGGATTGGCAGTTTGAAGTTGGGAGATTATAGTTATTCCCACTTTAGGGAAATTGATCTTTTTAGGAGGTATACTACATCTCTGTATTTTGCCATCGTCACCATGGCTACTGTAG GTTATGGGGACATACATGCTGTTAATCTGAGGGAAATGATATTCATTATGATCTATGTCTCGTTTGACATGATTTTGGGTGCTTATTTGATCGGTAATATGACTGCATTGATAGTTAAAGGTTCTAAGACAGAACGATTTAGAGATAAAACAGCCGAAGTCATGAAATATATGTACAGAAATAGGCTTGACAAGGACCTCCGCAATAAGATCAAAGGTCATTTACGTCTGCAGTATGAAAGTAGCTATACTGAAGCTGCTGTTCTGCAGGACATTCCCATATCACTTCGAGCAAAG ATTTCCCATACATTATACATGCCGTTCATTGAAAAAGCTCCTCTTTTCAAAGAATGTTCTCCAGAGTTCAAGAATCAGATT GTAACCAAAGTCCATGAAGAATTTTTCCTTCCTGGTGAAGTTATATTGGAGCAGGGAAATGTGGTAGATCAACTTTATCTTGTCTGTCATGGAAAGCTG gaGGAAGTAAGTATTGGGCAAGATGGGTCAGAACAGCTGATTTCACGTCTTGAACCAGACAGTACTTTTGGACAAAATTCCATATTTTGCAACATCCCTCAATCGTGTACAGTACGAGTCGTTGATCTGTGCCGGCTTCTGCGGATTGACAAACAATCATTGAGTAATATTATTGACATATACTTCTTTGACGGCAAAAAAATCTTTGACAATCTCCTTAAG GGAAATGATGGAAAATTCAACTTGACGGAAGTTGAATCTGATATCGCATCTCACATAACACAACAAGAATCAGAACTTGCTCTTAAAGTAAACAATGCTGCAAACCATGGAGATCTTTATCAGCTAAAGAGTTTACTAAAGGCTGGAGCTGATCTAAACAAGACGGATTACAATGAAAGATCTCCACTG CATATAGCAGCATCAAAAGGACATGAAAATATTGTTCTTTTCCTTATTCAAGCAGGTGCCCTTGTCAACCAGTCAG ATAATTTTGGAAATACGCCCTTATTAGAAGCTGCCAAAAATGGACATGACCAAATTGCTGCAGTCTTATACAGAGAAGGAGCAAGAATTGATATCAAAGATGTGGGTACTTATCTTTGTACTGTTGTTCTCAGTAAAGAATCTAAAGATGTGGATTTTCTGAAGAGACTTTTGAATAATGGAGTTGATCCTAACTCTAGAGATTATGATGGTAGAACTCCACTTCATGTTGCTTGTTCTCATGGCTTGTATTTGATGGCCAAGTTGCTGGTAGAGGCTGGAGCTCTTGTTTTGTTAAAAGACAG ATGGGATAACACGCCACTAGATGAAGCTAGGCTATGTGGACATAACAATTTGATAAAGCTACTGGAAGCTGCAAAATCTGCTCAACTCTCTCAACCTGCTGGACAGATTGAACAAATTTCCG ATAGAAAGCTCCATAAGAAATGTACAGTATTCCCTGTCCATCCATGGGATACGCAAGAGAAGAGAATACCAGGGATCGTTTTATGGATACCGCGTACAATAGATGAGTTGGTTAAGACGGCATCAGAAAAGTTAAACCTCCCAACTGCTACTTGTGTTTTATCAGAAGATGGAGGTAAAATACTTGATATAGAAATGATTGACAATGGTCAGAAGCTCTATCTCATTACTGAAACGGATTAG